One stretch of Astatotilapia calliptera chromosome 3, fAstCal1.2, whole genome shotgun sequence DNA includes these proteins:
- the LOC113013051 gene encoding mucin-5AC-like: TSAPTTTTAATTTTAAPTTTTSAPTTTTAAPTTTTAATTTTAAPTTTTSAPTTTTAAPTTTTAAPTTSTAAPTTTTAATTTTTAPTTTTTAAPTTTTAAPTTTTTAPTTTTATPTTTTPAPTTTTAATTTTTAAPTTTTAAPTTTTTAPTTTTAAPTTTTAAPTTTTAAPTTTTGAPTTTTAAPTTTTAAPTTTTAAPTTTTAAPTTKTATPTTTTAAPTTTHNTRTNNHNCRAHNHNKRTNDHHCSSDHHNTRTNNHNSPPTTTTAAPTTTTAAPTTTTGAKTTMTAAPTTTTPAPTFTTAAPTTTTTAPTTITPAQTTTTAAPTSTITTPASTTTAPTSTTAEATTTTAAPTTTKAAPTSTTPPPTTTTAASTTTTAAPPTITTAPPTTTTAATTTTTAAPTTTTAAPTTTNEAPTTTNEAPTTTTPAQTTTTAAPPTTITTPTSTTTASTSTTAEATTTTAAPTTTTAAPTSTTPPPTTTTAASTTTTAAPTTTSAAPASTTAAPTTMTAAPTITTATLTTTTTAPTTTTAALTTITATTTTTTTAPTSITTTPTTITAAPTTRTATPTTTTASLTTITAATKTPTAPPIVTAPSPSTTKASPSTTALPFTITAPSSTTTAVHNTTIPPTTGRDTVMRYVTFRSLQSNFETDLLNSSSAAFISRSLMIKRQIQPVYSKAFPSSFVSLDVVSFRKGSVINTMELQFVNFSVPNYTEIRNVLIGQASNVSGFDIERASINISDTAPTTATPPETTATTTTVAATPTTIPTTKAPTGPVQIVLFLQFLEPYVPDLEDPNSIAYQDRKKRVEETCDRIYRAQFANFIRAIVIGFRSVIVQKRVDRTEALVELVFNQTIPNAQVPENITIVQALKDAINSSSINFTIQIVPETVSVTSVPVIVTDNSTTPLPTTVPSTTAAPTTSSTTAALTTSSTTASATTVVPTTTVSSGVSHKINPRIAFLLLLLLCLLSSQQ, translated from the exons acgtccgcaccaacaaccacaacagctgcaacaaccacgactgcagcacCAACAACGACAACatccgcaccaacaaccacgactgcagctccaacaaccacaacagctgcaacaaccacgactgcagcacCAACAACGACAACatccgcaccaacaaccactactgcagctccaacaaccacaacagctgcaccaacaacatCAACCgcagcaccaacaaccacaacagcagcaacaacaaccacaacagcaccaacaacaaccacaacagccgcaccaacaaccactactgcagctccaacaaccactacaaccgctccaacaaccacaacagccacaccaacaaccacaacacccgctccaacaaccacaacagcagcaacaacaaccacaacagccgcaccaacaaccacgactgcagctccaacaaccactacaaccgctccaacaaccacaacagccgcacccacaacaacgactgcagctccaacaaccacaactgcggctccaacaaccacaacaggcgcacccacaaccacgactgcagctccaacaaccactacagccgctccaacaaccacaacagccgcacccaCAACCACGACTGCGGCTCCAACAACCAAAACAGCcacacccacaaccacaactgcggctccaacaaccac CCACAACacccgcaccaacaaccacaactgcagagCCCACAACCACAACAAGCGCACAAACGACCACCACTGCAGCTCCGACCACCACAACacccgcaccaacaaccacaacagcc ctccaacaaccacaacagccgcaccgaCAACCACAACTGCggctccaacaaccacgactgGAGCAAAAACAACCatgactgcagctccaacaaccacaacacccGCACCAACATtcacaacagccgcaccaacaaccacgactaCAGCTCCAACAACCATAACACCCGCtcaaacaaccacaacagccgctcCAACATCCACAATAACAACTCCAGCTTCAACAACCACCGCACCAACATCCACAACAGCTGAGgcaacaaccacgactgcagctccaacaaccacaaaagCAGCACCGACATCCACAACACCCCCACcgacaaccacaactgcagcttcaacaaccacaactgcagctccacCAACAATCACAACAGCcccaccaacaaccacaactgcagcaacaacaactacgactgcagctccaacaaccacaacagctgcaccaacaaccacaaatgaagcaccaacaaccacaaatgaagctccaacaaccacaacacccgctcaaacaaccacaacagccgcaccacCAACCACAATTACAACTCCAACTTCAACAACCACCGCATCAACATCCACAACAGCTGAGgcaacaaccacgactgcagctccaacaaccacaacagcagcaccgACATCCACAACACCCCCACcgacaaccacaactgcagcttcaacaaccacgactgcagctccaacaaccacgagTGCAGCTCCAGCAAGCACAACcgccgcaccaacaaccatgactGCAGCTCCAACCATCACAACAGCAACACTAACAACCACAAccacagctccaacaaccacaacagcagctcTGACAACCATAAcagccacaacaacaaccacaactacaGCTCCAACATCAATAACCACCACACCAACAACCAttactgcagctccaacaaccagaACAGcaacaccaacaaccacaacagcatcTCTGACAACCATAACAGCCGCAACAAAAACCCCGACTGCACCTCCAATAGTGACGGCCCCTTCCCCATCAACCACCAAAGCCTCGCCCTCCACCACTGCCCTTCCATTCACCATTACCGCTCCTTCATCAACCACAACAGCAGTTCATAACACAACAATCCCTCCAACAACTGGCAGGGATACAGTAATGAGATATGTCACATTCAGATCACTTCAGAGCAATTTTGAAACAGACTTGTTGAATTCATCATCTGCAGCCTTTATAAGTCGATCTTTAATGATAAAGAGACAG atTCAACCTGTTTACAGTAAGGCCTTCCCCTCTTCCTTTGTCTCCTTGGATGTGGTGAGCTTCAG GAAGGGATCAGTCATCAACACCATGGAACTTCAGTTTGTAAACTTTTCTGTCCCAAACTACACTGAGATTAGGAATGTTTTGATCGGTCAAGCCTCAAATGTGAGCGGCTTTGACATCGAAAGGGCCTCCATCAACATCAGTGACACTGCTCCAACAACAGCCACTCCACCAGAAACAACTGCAACTACAACAACAGTTGCAGCAACTCCAACCACTATCCCAACTACAAAAGCACCAACTGGACCTGTCCAAATTGTTCTGTTTCTACAGTTCCTTGAACCATATGTACCTGATCTCGAAGACCCCAACAGCATTGCATATCAAGATCGCAAAAAACGAGTTGAAGAGACG tgtgATAGAATATACAGAGCACAATTTGCTAACTTCATCCGTGCCATTGTGATTGGGTTCAG ATCTGTTATAGTCCAAAAACGAGTGGATAGAACTGAGGCATTGGTGGAGCTTGTGTTCAATCAAACAATTCCCAATGCACAAGTCCCAGAAAATATTACTATTGTTCAAGCTTTAAAAGATGCTATTAACAGTTCCAGCATTAATTTCACCATCCAAATAGTTCCTGAGACAGTATCAGTAACTTCTG ttCCTGTCATTGTCACGGACAATTCCACCACACCTCTACCAACCACTGTCCCTTCCACTACTGCTGCACCGACTACTAGTTCCACTACTGCTGCACTGACTACTAGTTCCACTACTGCTTCAGCTACAACTGTTGTACCTACAACTACAGTTTCAAGTGGAGTATCCCACAAGATTAATCCCAGAATTGctttcctcctgctgctgttgttatgCCTTCTATCAAGCCAGCAATAG
- the LOC113018681 gene encoding mucin-2-like: protein MTAAPTTTTPAPTTTTSAPTTTTAAPTTTTAAPTTMTAAPTTTTATPTTTTEAPKSTTAAPTTTTPAPTTTNAATTTTTAAPTTTTAAPTKPQQQPHQQPRLHLHNTTPAPTTTTAATTTTTAAPKTTTAAPTTTTATPTTTTAAPTTTTPAQTTTTAAPTTTTAAPTTTTAAPTTTTAAPTTTTATPTTTAEAPTTTTASPTTTTAAPTTTTPAPTSTTNTPTTTTSATTTTTDATTTTAAPTTTTSAPTTTTAAPTTTKAATTTTAAPTTTTSAPTTTAEAPTTTTAAPTTTTPAPTTTKAATTTTTAAP, encoded by the coding sequence atgactgcagctccaacaaccactacaCCCGCTCCAACTACCACAACATCCGCACCAACgaccacgactgcagctccaacaaccacaactgcagctccaacgaccatgactgcagctccaacaacaacaacagccacaCCTACAACCACAACTGAAGCTCCAAAATCCACaacagcagctccaacaaccacaacacccgctccaacaaccacaaatgcagcaacaacaaccacaacagcggcaccaacaaccacgactgcagctccaacaaaaccacaacaacagccgcaccaacaaccacgactaCATCTCCACAACACAACAcccgctccaacaaccacaacagcagcaacaacaaccacaacagccgcaccaaaaactacgactgcagctccaacaaccacaacagccacaCCAACAActacgactgcagctccaacaaccactacaCCCGCTCAAACAACCACAACggccgcaccaacaaccacaactgcagctccaacaaccacaactgcagctccaacgaccacgactgcagctccaacaaccacaacagccacaccaacaaccacagctgaagcaccaacaaccacgactgcatctccaacaaccacaacagcagcaccaacaaccacaacacccgctccaacatcaacaaccaacacaccaacaaccacaacatccgcaacaacaaccacaacagatgcaacaaccacgactgcagcacCAACAACGACAACAtcggcaccaacaaccacgactgcagctccaacaaccacaaaagctgcaacaaccacgactgcagcacCAACAACGACAACatccgcaccaacaaccacagctgaagctccaacaaccacaactgcagctccaacaaccacaacacccgctccaacaaccacaaaagcagcaacaacaaccacaacagccgcacca